In one Kitasatospora cineracea genomic region, the following are encoded:
- a CDS encoding adenylate/guanylate cyclase domain-containing protein, with protein sequence MTDNGGATEGSGNGATGDEATVATDLERLILDAPRKYTPYQAARAAEVPMDLATRFWRAMGFPDIGQSRALTDNDVIALRRLAGLIESGLLSEPMAIQVARSTGQTTARLAGWQMDTFLDNLTQPVEPGMTRSDVAYPLVELLLPELEQFLVYVWRRQLAAVTGRVVAAAEDHEVTSGRLAVAFADLVGFTRLSRRLEEEELGELVEGFENTCSDLIAGQGGRVVKTLGDEILFVSEDPATVAEIALSLVETLAKEDNMPALRVGMAFGTVTSRMGDVFGTTVNLASRLTSIAPKDAVLVDGELAAALDQHGTATLPESAPAPGHRFHLQPMWRRPVRGLGLVEPWLLTRVPTSD encoded by the coding sequence GTGACAGACAACGGCGGCGCCACGGAGGGCTCCGGCAACGGCGCGACGGGGGACGAGGCCACCGTCGCCACCGACCTGGAGCGGCTGATCCTCGACGCGCCGCGCAAGTACACCCCGTACCAGGCCGCGCGCGCCGCCGAAGTCCCGATGGACCTCGCCACCCGGTTCTGGCGCGCCATGGGCTTCCCCGACATCGGCCAGTCCCGCGCCCTCACCGACAACGACGTGATCGCGCTGCGCCGGCTGGCCGGCCTGATCGAGTCCGGGCTGCTCAGCGAGCCGATGGCGATCCAGGTCGCCCGCTCCACCGGCCAGACCACCGCCCGGCTGGCCGGCTGGCAGATGGACACCTTCCTCGACAACCTCACCCAGCCCGTCGAACCCGGCATGACCCGCTCCGACGTCGCCTACCCGCTGGTCGAACTGCTGCTCCCCGAGCTGGAGCAGTTCCTGGTGTACGTCTGGCGCCGCCAGCTGGCCGCCGTCACCGGCCGGGTGGTCGCCGCCGCCGAGGACCACGAGGTCACCTCCGGGCGGCTCGCCGTCGCCTTCGCCGACCTGGTCGGCTTCACCCGGCTCTCCCGCCGGCTGGAGGAGGAGGAACTCGGCGAACTCGTCGAGGGCTTCGAGAACACCTGCTCCGACCTGATCGCCGGCCAGGGCGGCCGGGTGGTCAAGACCCTCGGCGACGAGATCCTGTTCGTCTCCGAGGACCCGGCCACCGTCGCCGAGATCGCCCTCTCCCTGGTCGAGACCCTCGCCAAGGAGGACAACATGCCCGCCCTGCGGGTCGGCATGGCCTTCGGCACCGTCACCTCCCGGATGGGCGACGTCTTCGGCACCACCGTCAACCTGGCCTCCCGGCTGACCTCGATCGCCCCCAAGGACGCCGTCCTGGTCGACGGCGAACTCGCCGCCGCGCTCGACCAGCACGGCACCGCGACCCTCCCCGAGAGCGCCCCCGCCCCCGGCCACCGCTTCCACCTCCAGCCGATGTGGCGCCGCCCGGTCCGCGGCCTCGGCCTGGTCGAACCCTGGCTGCTCACCCGGGTGCCCACCAGCGACTGA
- a CDS encoding DUF1772 domain-containing protein, with the protein MINALEVVTVVAVGLMVGVELAVAFVVNRILGALPEDSYQLGRAHGGRMLGALMPFWYFGSLGLAAAWAAARWHHPGTGLVVAAAGLLVASVLMSVLLLVPINNRSKHWTPENRPADWREQSDRWDRYHYARVAVLVAAFTLLVAALV; encoded by the coding sequence ATGATCAACGCGCTCGAGGTCGTCACCGTCGTCGCCGTCGGCCTGATGGTGGGGGTGGAGCTCGCCGTCGCCTTCGTGGTCAACCGGATCCTCGGCGCACTGCCCGAGGACAGCTACCAGCTCGGCCGCGCCCACGGCGGCCGGATGCTCGGCGCCCTGATGCCGTTCTGGTACTTCGGCTCGCTCGGCCTCGCCGCGGCCTGGGCCGCCGCCCGCTGGCACCACCCCGGCACCGGACTGGTGGTCGCCGCCGCCGGGCTGCTGGTGGCCAGCGTGCTGATGTCGGTGCTGCTGCTCGTCCCGATCAACAACCGGAGCAAGCACTGGACCCCGGAGAACCGGCCCGCCGACTGGCGCGAGCAGAGCGACCGCTGGGACCGCTACCACTACGCCCGGGTCGCGGTCCTGGTCGCCGCGTTCACCCTGCTGGTCGCCGCGCTGGTCTGA
- a CDS encoding TetR/AcrR family transcriptional regulator, with the protein MSVQERKERERAGRERLIVATARELAEQQGWDAVTTRRLAERIEYSQPVLYSHFRGKREIIGAVALEGAAELAAAVRTATAAADGPRARVAALARAYLDFAERNPAVYDAIFQLDGGLPYAQEDTPAPLKDAFAALLEPLAEVTGEGVHPGLFTETFWAALHGLATLTRTGRLPREFTEQRVELLVDRLAVVPSGA; encoded by the coding sequence ATGTCGGTACAGGAACGCAAGGAACGCGAACGGGCCGGGCGCGAGCGCCTCATCGTGGCCACCGCCCGCGAACTCGCCGAGCAGCAGGGCTGGGACGCCGTCACCACCCGCCGGCTCGCCGAACGCATCGAGTACAGCCAGCCCGTCCTCTACAGCCACTTCCGCGGCAAGCGCGAGATCATCGGCGCGGTCGCCCTGGAGGGCGCCGCCGAACTGGCCGCGGCGGTGCGGACCGCCACCGCCGCGGCGGACGGCCCGCGGGCCCGGGTCGCCGCGCTGGCCCGCGCCTACCTGGACTTCGCCGAGCGGAACCCGGCGGTCTACGACGCGATCTTCCAGCTGGACGGCGGCCTCCCCTACGCCCAGGAGGACACCCCGGCCCCGCTCAAGGACGCCTTCGCCGCCCTGCTGGAACCCCTCGCCGAGGTCACCGGCGAGGGCGTCCACCCGGGGCTGTTCACCGAGACCTTCTGGGCCGCCCTGCACGGCCTGGCCACCCTGACCCGGACCGGACGGCTGCCGCGCGAGTTCACCGAGCAGCGGGTGGAGCTGCTGGTGGACCGGCTGGCCGTCGTCCCCTCGGGCGCCTGA
- the fdhD gene encoding formate dehydrogenase accessory sulfurtransferase FdhD, translated as MARATERRRVVRLRGGERGARPDSLAAEEPLEIRIGGEALTVTMRTPGHDFDLVAGFLVGEGLVGATEELAALRYCAGTDAEGANTYNVVDATVRGARPALSAHRNLLTTSACGLCGRDTVDAVLTRSRWDVSTDPLSVPAETLYLLPERLRAAQRTFDSTGGLHAAGLFTADGTLLCAREDVGRHNAVDKVVGWALREGRLPLAGHLLLVSGRASFELTQKAALAGLPLLAAVSAPSSLAADLAEELGLTLVGFLREDTANVYTRPDRIG; from the coding sequence ATGGCGCGGGCAACGGAACGGCGACGGGTGGTACGGCTGCGCGGCGGGGAACGGGGGGCGCGGCCCGACAGCCTCGCCGCCGAGGAGCCGCTGGAGATCCGGATCGGCGGCGAGGCGCTGACCGTCACCATGCGCACCCCCGGCCACGACTTCGACCTGGTCGCCGGGTTCCTGGTCGGCGAGGGCCTGGTCGGCGCCACCGAGGAGCTGGCCGCGCTGCGCTACTGCGCCGGGACGGACGCCGAGGGCGCCAACACCTACAACGTGGTCGACGCCACCGTCCGCGGCGCCCGCCCGGCCCTGTCGGCCCACCGCAACCTGCTGACCACCAGCGCCTGCGGCCTGTGCGGCCGGGACACCGTGGACGCCGTCCTGACCCGCTCGCGCTGGGACGTCTCCACCGACCCGCTGAGCGTCCCCGCCGAGACCCTCTACCTGCTCCCCGAGCGGCTGCGCGCCGCCCAGCGCACCTTCGACAGCACCGGCGGCCTGCACGCCGCGGGCCTGTTCACCGCGGACGGGACGCTGCTGTGCGCGCGCGAGGACGTCGGCCGGCACAACGCGGTGGACAAGGTGGTCGGCTGGGCGCTGCGCGAGGGCCGGCTCCCGCTGGCCGGCCACCTGCTGCTGGTCTCCGGCCGGGCCTCCTTCGAGCTGACCCAGAAGGCCGCGCTGGCCGGCCTGCCGCTGCTGGCCGCGGTCTCCGCCCCGTCCTCGCTGGCCGCCGACCTGGCCGAGGAGCTGGGCCTGACCCTGGTCGGCTTCCTGCGCGAGGACACCGCGAACGTCTACACCCGCCCCGACCGGATCGGCTAG